AGGTTGGCGAAGAGCCAGCTGCGGCCCTCCTCCCCCCAGCCGCCGGACACCCGGTGCTTCCAGCCGACGTGGTCGCCCGGATCGCTGGCGGTGCGGGTCGCGAGGTACTCGAGGATCAGGCGGCCCCGCCACAGACGGGGGCCGAAGGCGAGCGACCAGTCCTCGTGGCCGTCGTGGTCCTGCAGCCAGCCGGCGCCGGCGACCAGGGTGACCGGGCCGGTATTCAAGAAGAAGGAGTGGTCCCAGCGGTTCTTCTGCAGGTAGTGCGAACGGCCGCCGGCGGTGAACGAGGTGGACGAATACAGGCGGCTGGTCCAGTCGGCGTAGGTGCCGACGGAGAAGCCCGCGTCGACGTCCTCGCGCTCCAGCACCGACACCTGCACGAACGGCGTCAGGCGCGGCAGGGTCTTCACGTAGAGCGTGGCCGTGCCGGTCGCCCAGTTCCCGTAGAGGTCCTGCGGGTCGAGGCGGTCCAGCAGCAGGTCGACGTCCAGGCGGTAGCCCGGGGCCCCGCGCAGGCGGGCCCACTCCTCGGCGCCCCCGGCGGCGTGCGCGCCCGCGGCCCCGGTCAGCGACAGCGCCGCCAGGCCGGCGGCGAGCAGGATGGATCGCATGGTCGTGTGGCTCACGGCGTCACTCGCTCCCTGGTCAGGTCGATGATCGCGCGCTGGACCGCCGAGACCGGCCGCCCCGCGCGCGGGTCGTGGCGCTGTTCGAACTCCCGCCACAGGTGCTGCGCCAGATCCGAGCGGGCGTCCACCACACCGTACAGGATCGGGAACAGCTGGGCCAGCGCATCCGGGTAGAACACGTCCCAGTCGGACCGGTGCGGCACGCCGCCGGCGTCCGCCCAGTGGAAGCGCCGGCCCGGCTCGTCGGACAGGCGGTTCAGCACGGCCTCGCGGATGTCCTCGGCCGCGACGCGGTAACGGGGTCCGGTGTCCCAGCCCAAGCGCCGGCTCAGGGCGTCGTAGGCCAGCAACCCCGCGTAGGCCTCGCAGTTATCCATCAGGTAGCGCGCGTTCGCGTCCGGCAGCGCGCGCACCAGCCCGTCGGGATCCTGCAGGCGCAGCAGCAGCCAGGCCACGTCCTGGATGCGCGCGCGGTTCGCCTCCAGCAGCGCGCGGTCGCCGCCGGACTGCTCCCACTCGTCCAGCAGCAGCAGGAACGTGCCGGCGTAGCCGTCGACCGAGTCGTAGCGCCCGGTGCGCTCGAGGCGGCCGCCCGGCCGCACGTCCATGTCGTCGATGGTGCCGGTCAGGCCGTGGCGGTCCGGGTAGTTCAGGTGGTCCAGG
The sequence above is a segment of the bacterium genome. Coding sequences within it:
- a CDS encoding YaiO family outer membrane beta-barrel protein gives rise to the protein MSHTTMRSILLAAGLAALSLTGAAGAHAAGGAEEWARLRGAPGYRLDVDLLLDRLDPQDLYGNWATGTATLYVKTLPRLTPFVQVSVLEREDVDAGFSVGTYADWTSRLYSSTSFTAGGRSHYLQKNRWDHSFFLNTGPVTLVAGAGWLQDHDGHEDWSLAFGPRLWRGRLILEYLATRTASDPGDHVGWKHRVSGGWGEEGRSWLFANLTVGQERYAATWVTPIQDVDHDFYEITASLQRWVRPRLGYKLQAGWLDLGEGLDGYEKIGVGVGGFVEF